A window from Primulina eburnea isolate SZY01 chromosome 2, ASM2296580v1, whole genome shotgun sequence encodes these proteins:
- the LOC140824734 gene encoding translocator protein homolog, translating to MASRDLKQRTTEKEESQTPNVIDATAPSDVNSRKGKRSKGVARRGFRSLAIVLAFPLSLAVLVIYLFGSTTRFRNIEKPFYIPPLWALHLACLTSSFFSGLSAWIVWADGGFHRRPVALTLYMAQLGLSLGWYPIVFGTGAVRVGLALCAALFGLLVGSWWTFKSLNPIAGDLFVPCLVAALLPAAVNFRLLYSQ from the coding sequence ATGGCTTCCCGCGATCTCAAACAACGAACGACTGAAAAAGAAGAGTCGCAAACCCCTAACGTCATCGACGCCACCGCGCCTTCCGATGTCAACTCCAGGAAAGGGAAGAGATCAAAAGGTGTGGCTAGGCGCGGCTTCCGCTCCTTGGCCATAGTCCTCGCCTTCCCTCTCTCCCTCGCTGTCCTCGTCATCTACCTCTTCGGCTCCACCACTCGTTTCCGCAACATAGAGAAACCATTCTACATCCCTCCCCTCTGGGCACTCCACCTCGCCTGTCTGACTTCTTCCTTCTTTTCCGGCCTCTCGGCTTGGATTGTCTGGGCCGACGGCGGTTTCCACCGCCGCCCGGTGGCGCTGACTTTATACATGGCTCAGCTGGGGCTCAGCCTCGGATGGTACCCGATCGTGTTCGGCACGGGGGCTGTAAGAGTTGGGTTGGCACTGTGCGCAGCGCTGTTTGGGTTGCTGGTCGGGAGTTGGTGGACCTTCAAGAGTCTGAATCCGATCGCCGGTGATCTGTTCGTGCCGTGTCTGGTGGCGGCGCTGCTTCCAGCTGCTGTGAATTTCCGGCTGTTGTATAGTCAGTGA
- the LOC140823329 gene encoding homeobox protein LUMINIDEPENDENS-like isoform X1, translating to MESSKDNQLELAVSKRSATSYKELLEAQNDLFQTQIGKLQKIVATQCKLTGVNPLSQEMAAGALSIKIAKRPRDLLNPKAVQYLKFVFSIKDAVSKREIREISAQFGVAATQVQEFFAGQRSRVRNFVRLSGEKADRSRTCDDSHHGTASTSYPNVSAEPVPIDTVAPNSHEGSSRLMHPEVVPLGKEKSDIYFMDNIFRLMRSEESFSGQVKLLEWILLIEKISVLHWFLVEGGVMILATWLSQAAMEEQTSVLNIVLKVLCHLPLRKALPVHMSAILQSVNKLRFYRASDISNRARILLSTWSKMFASSQSSNKLNGNKSVGDAQDEMLLKQSIKEVMGNETWDSNANYSEADLRITNGNANSFRKLESPQKSKLLTSSSEESNKRRGVMSSQMRERRRVKMVDPPGQRIVANSPHIVKSTPATHSRPLSADDIQKAKMRTQFMQSKYTKNDDNSQLRSDSPHNCSTPHSNVPPSIPKSVLADLDERRELDNATSKVSNIRVTTRSNLEEPPWKKIKRIPFTWRTPREVKIEESWLVGTGESSKEVEVQKNRIRREREIIYRTIQEIPTNPREPWDREMDHDDTLTPEIPIEQLPDVEPLETPQVSVNDCEGSAAAVSTTLSGAGGSVPEPDLELLAELLKNPELVYALTSGQAGDLSSPETVKLLDMIKVNGVTSFSNFAGLGAKDDHKVEVSLPSPTPSSDLVPNGVKRDLTRNPFSRQHITEKGGVFQAPETAHIPGAPVFVSHPPPVSTLPSTIQSQPRTHIPMHNKSSNVHYLAPEMVLNPNTAINSNRASPSLLRVENFGNIDMSAASLGISSSRLLPTPTSAPLHPQLPYTRECTVPRSLSTRPGYEKINYHQKNPAINNVRTGAPVNAAVPTETWERNERAGRHGFESWSPENSSHRRYELTPGRNYPQPRVNIRDGRERQTHRNSVQSSGFRDQRTGGVRDYRR from the exons ATGGAGTCTTCGAAGGACAATCAATTGGAATTGGCCGTGTCGAAGAGGTCCGCGACGTCGTATAAAGAGTTGTTGGAAGCTCAGAACGATCTTTTTCAGACACAGATTGGAAAGCTCCAAAAAATTGTTGCCACCCAATGTAAATTAACTGGCGTTAATCCCCTGTCCCAAGAAATG GCTGCTGGAGCGTTATCTATTAAAATcg CAAAACGACCTAGAGATCTGTTGAATCCAAAGGCTGTACAGTACTTGAAGTTTGTATTTTCTATCAAAGATGCAGTTAGCAAGAGGGAAATACGGGAAATCAGTGCTCAGTTTGGGGTTGCGGCTACTCAG GTCCAGGAGTTCTTTGCTGGTCAGCGATCAAGAGTTAGGAACTTTGTCAGATTGTCCGGAGAGAAGGCTGACAGGTCTAGGACCTGTGATGATAGTCATCATGGAACAGCCTCAACTTCATATCCAAACGTGTCTGCAGAACCTGTTCCAATCGACACAGTAGCTCCCAATAGTCATGAAGGATCATCTCGATTGATGCATCCTGAGGTGGTCCCATTAGGCAAAGAAAAGTCGGATATTTATTTTATGGACAATATCTTTCGCTTGATGAGGAGTGAAGAATCTTTCTCTGGACAGGTTAAATTGCTGGAGTGGATTTTACTGATTGAAAAAATCTCAGTACTTCACTG GTTTTTAGTTGAAGGCGGAGTGATGATATTAGCAACATGGCTGAGTCAAGCGGCTATGGAAGAACAAACGAGTGTTCTTAACATTGTTCTGAAG GTGCTTTGTCATTTGCCATTGCGCAAGGCTCTCCCCGTGCATATGTCAGCTATATTGCAAAGTGTTAACAAACTGCGTTTTTATAGGGCATCAG ACATCTCGAACAGGGCAAGAATTTTACTATCTACGTGGAGCAAAATGTTTGCAAGCAGCCAATCTTCAAACAAACTCAACGGTAACAAATCTGTTGGTGATGCACAGGATGAGATGCTATTGAAGCAAAG CATTAAAGAAGTCATGGGCAATGAAACTTGGGATTCAAATGCTAATTACTCG GAAGCAGATCTGAGAATAACAAATGGAAATGCAAACAGCTTCAG GAAGTTGGAATCTCCACAGAAATCGAAGCTGCTTACATCATCATCAGAGGAATCTAATAAAAGGAGAGGTGTCATGTCGTCTC AAATGCGAGAGCGAAGAAGGGTTAAGATGGTTGATCCCCCTGGCCAAAGAATAGTTGCCAATAGCCCACATATTGTGAAATCCACACCTGCAACTCACAGCAGGCCACTTTCAGCTGACGATATACAGAAAGCGAAAATGCGTACCCAATTTATGCAAAGTAAATATACAAAGAATGACGATAATTCCCAATTGAGGTCTGATAGTCCACACAATTGTAGCACACCCCATTCCAATGTCCCACCATCAATACCTAAATCTGTTCTGGCGGATCTTGATGAGAGGAGGGAACTTGATAATGCCACATCCAAAGTTTCTAACATACGGGTaactactcgttcaaatttggAGGAACCTCCATGGAAAAAGATCAAGAGAATCCCGTTCACATGGCGGACACCCCGAG AAGTGAAAATTGAGGAATCATGGCTTGTCGGCACTGGTGAAAGCAGCAAAGAAGTTGAAGTTCAGAAAAATAGAATAAGGCGTGAGAGGGAAATAATTTATAGGACAATTCAAGAAATTCCAACAAACCCAAGAGAACCTTGGGACAGAGAAATGGACCATGATGACACATTAACTCCCGAAATTCCTATAGAGCAGTTACCAGATGTTGAACCACTCGAAACACCACAAGTTTCTGTTAATGACTGCGAGGGAAGTGCAGCTGCGGTCTCAACAACATTGAGCGGTGCTGGTGGGAGTGTACCTGAACCAGATCTTGAACTGCTAGCTGAGTTGCTTAAAAACCCGGAATTAGTTTATGCATTGACTTCGGGCCAGGCTGGTGATTTATCGAGTCCTGAGACTGTCAAGCTTCTTGATATGATTAAGGTTAATGGGGTGACCTCTTTCAGTAATTTTGCTGGTTTAGGCGCAAAAGATGACCACAAAGTTGAGGTTTCTCTGCCCTCACCAACTCCATCAAGCGACCTTGTGCCG AATGGAGTGAAGCGCGACTTAACGAGAAACCCATTTTCACGGCAGCACATAACTGAGAAAGGCGGTGTATTTCAAGCCCCGGAAACTGCTCATATTCCAGGGGCCCCTGTTTTTGTCTCTCACCCCCCGCCAGTATCGACTCTGCCATCCACTATTCAGTCGCAGCCGCGTACTCATATTCCTATGCATAACAAATCCTCCAATGTACACTATCTGGCACCAGAGATGGTGCTAAACCCGAATACTGCAATCAACTCTAATCGCGCCTCACCTAGTTTACTCCGGGTCGAAAACTTTGGCAATATCGATATGTCAGCAGCATCTCTGGGCATTTCATCATCCAGGCTCTTACCAACTCCCACATCTGCACCATTACATCCACAGCTTCCTTACACACGCGAGTGTACTGTTCCCCGTTCATTAAGTACTAGACCGGGTTATGAGAAAATTAATTACCATCAAAAGAATCCAGCTATAAACAATGTTCGCACTGGGGCCCCTGTAAATGCTGCAGTGCCTACAGAGACCTGGGAGAGAAATGAACGTGCAGGAAGGCACGGATTTGAATCATGGAGCCCAGAAAATAGCTCACATAGGCGTTATGAACTCACTCCAGGCCGAAATTATCCCCAACCAAGAGTGAATATAAGAGACGGGAGAGAGAGGCAGACACATCGGAATTCAGTGCAGTCTTCTGGTTTCCGGGACCAGAGAACGGGTGGGGTACGTGACTATAGAAGATAG
- the LOC140823329 gene encoding homeobox protein LUMINIDEPENDENS-like isoform X2 produces MESSKDNQLELAVSKRSATSYKELLEAQNDLFQTQIGKLQKIVATQCKLTGVNPLSQEMAAGALSIKIAKRPRDLLNPKAVQYLKFVFSIKDAVSKREIREISAQFGVAATQVQEFFAGQRSRVRNFVRLSGEKADRSRTCDDSHHGTASTSYPNVSAEPVPIDTVAPNSHEGSSRLMHPEVKLLEWILLIEKISVLHWFLVEGGVMILATWLSQAAMEEQTSVLNIVLKVLCHLPLRKALPVHMSAILQSVNKLRFYRASDISNRARILLSTWSKMFASSQSSNKLNGNKSVGDAQDEMLLKQSIKEVMGNETWDSNANYSEADLRITNGNANSFRKLESPQKSKLLTSSSEESNKRRGVMSSQMRERRRVKMVDPPGQRIVANSPHIVKSTPATHSRPLSADDIQKAKMRTQFMQSKYTKNDDNSQLRSDSPHNCSTPHSNVPPSIPKSVLADLDERRELDNATSKVSNIRVTTRSNLEEPPWKKIKRIPFTWRTPREVKIEESWLVGTGESSKEVEVQKNRIRREREIIYRTIQEIPTNPREPWDREMDHDDTLTPEIPIEQLPDVEPLETPQVSVNDCEGSAAAVSTTLSGAGGSVPEPDLELLAELLKNPELVYALTSGQAGDLSSPETVKLLDMIKVNGVTSFSNFAGLGAKDDHKVEVSLPSPTPSSDLVPNGVKRDLTRNPFSRQHITEKGGVFQAPETAHIPGAPVFVSHPPPVSTLPSTIQSQPRTHIPMHNKSSNVHYLAPEMVLNPNTAINSNRASPSLLRVENFGNIDMSAASLGISSSRLLPTPTSAPLHPQLPYTRECTVPRSLSTRPGYEKINYHQKNPAINNVRTGAPVNAAVPTETWERNERAGRHGFESWSPENSSHRRYELTPGRNYPQPRVNIRDGRERQTHRNSVQSSGFRDQRTGGVRDYRR; encoded by the exons ATGGAGTCTTCGAAGGACAATCAATTGGAATTGGCCGTGTCGAAGAGGTCCGCGACGTCGTATAAAGAGTTGTTGGAAGCTCAGAACGATCTTTTTCAGACACAGATTGGAAAGCTCCAAAAAATTGTTGCCACCCAATGTAAATTAACTGGCGTTAATCCCCTGTCCCAAGAAATG GCTGCTGGAGCGTTATCTATTAAAATcg CAAAACGACCTAGAGATCTGTTGAATCCAAAGGCTGTACAGTACTTGAAGTTTGTATTTTCTATCAAAGATGCAGTTAGCAAGAGGGAAATACGGGAAATCAGTGCTCAGTTTGGGGTTGCGGCTACTCAG GTCCAGGAGTTCTTTGCTGGTCAGCGATCAAGAGTTAGGAACTTTGTCAGATTGTCCGGAGAGAAGGCTGACAGGTCTAGGACCTGTGATGATAGTCATCATGGAACAGCCTCAACTTCATATCCAAACGTGTCTGCAGAACCTGTTCCAATCGACACAGTAGCTCCCAATAGTCATGAAGGATCATCTCGATTGATGCATCCTGAG GTTAAATTGCTGGAGTGGATTTTACTGATTGAAAAAATCTCAGTACTTCACTG GTTTTTAGTTGAAGGCGGAGTGATGATATTAGCAACATGGCTGAGTCAAGCGGCTATGGAAGAACAAACGAGTGTTCTTAACATTGTTCTGAAG GTGCTTTGTCATTTGCCATTGCGCAAGGCTCTCCCCGTGCATATGTCAGCTATATTGCAAAGTGTTAACAAACTGCGTTTTTATAGGGCATCAG ACATCTCGAACAGGGCAAGAATTTTACTATCTACGTGGAGCAAAATGTTTGCAAGCAGCCAATCTTCAAACAAACTCAACGGTAACAAATCTGTTGGTGATGCACAGGATGAGATGCTATTGAAGCAAAG CATTAAAGAAGTCATGGGCAATGAAACTTGGGATTCAAATGCTAATTACTCG GAAGCAGATCTGAGAATAACAAATGGAAATGCAAACAGCTTCAG GAAGTTGGAATCTCCACAGAAATCGAAGCTGCTTACATCATCATCAGAGGAATCTAATAAAAGGAGAGGTGTCATGTCGTCTC AAATGCGAGAGCGAAGAAGGGTTAAGATGGTTGATCCCCCTGGCCAAAGAATAGTTGCCAATAGCCCACATATTGTGAAATCCACACCTGCAACTCACAGCAGGCCACTTTCAGCTGACGATATACAGAAAGCGAAAATGCGTACCCAATTTATGCAAAGTAAATATACAAAGAATGACGATAATTCCCAATTGAGGTCTGATAGTCCACACAATTGTAGCACACCCCATTCCAATGTCCCACCATCAATACCTAAATCTGTTCTGGCGGATCTTGATGAGAGGAGGGAACTTGATAATGCCACATCCAAAGTTTCTAACATACGGGTaactactcgttcaaatttggAGGAACCTCCATGGAAAAAGATCAAGAGAATCCCGTTCACATGGCGGACACCCCGAG AAGTGAAAATTGAGGAATCATGGCTTGTCGGCACTGGTGAAAGCAGCAAAGAAGTTGAAGTTCAGAAAAATAGAATAAGGCGTGAGAGGGAAATAATTTATAGGACAATTCAAGAAATTCCAACAAACCCAAGAGAACCTTGGGACAGAGAAATGGACCATGATGACACATTAACTCCCGAAATTCCTATAGAGCAGTTACCAGATGTTGAACCACTCGAAACACCACAAGTTTCTGTTAATGACTGCGAGGGAAGTGCAGCTGCGGTCTCAACAACATTGAGCGGTGCTGGTGGGAGTGTACCTGAACCAGATCTTGAACTGCTAGCTGAGTTGCTTAAAAACCCGGAATTAGTTTATGCATTGACTTCGGGCCAGGCTGGTGATTTATCGAGTCCTGAGACTGTCAAGCTTCTTGATATGATTAAGGTTAATGGGGTGACCTCTTTCAGTAATTTTGCTGGTTTAGGCGCAAAAGATGACCACAAAGTTGAGGTTTCTCTGCCCTCACCAACTCCATCAAGCGACCTTGTGCCG AATGGAGTGAAGCGCGACTTAACGAGAAACCCATTTTCACGGCAGCACATAACTGAGAAAGGCGGTGTATTTCAAGCCCCGGAAACTGCTCATATTCCAGGGGCCCCTGTTTTTGTCTCTCACCCCCCGCCAGTATCGACTCTGCCATCCACTATTCAGTCGCAGCCGCGTACTCATATTCCTATGCATAACAAATCCTCCAATGTACACTATCTGGCACCAGAGATGGTGCTAAACCCGAATACTGCAATCAACTCTAATCGCGCCTCACCTAGTTTACTCCGGGTCGAAAACTTTGGCAATATCGATATGTCAGCAGCATCTCTGGGCATTTCATCATCCAGGCTCTTACCAACTCCCACATCTGCACCATTACATCCACAGCTTCCTTACACACGCGAGTGTACTGTTCCCCGTTCATTAAGTACTAGACCGGGTTATGAGAAAATTAATTACCATCAAAAGAATCCAGCTATAAACAATGTTCGCACTGGGGCCCCTGTAAATGCTGCAGTGCCTACAGAGACCTGGGAGAGAAATGAACGTGCAGGAAGGCACGGATTTGAATCATGGAGCCCAGAAAATAGCTCACATAGGCGTTATGAACTCACTCCAGGCCGAAATTATCCCCAACCAAGAGTGAATATAAGAGACGGGAGAGAGAGGCAGACACATCGGAATTCAGTGCAGTCTTCTGGTTTCCGGGACCAGAGAACGGGTGGGGTACGTGACTATAGAAGATAG
- the LOC140823332 gene encoding glutathione S-transferase PARB-like produces the protein MAIKVHGATLSTATMKVCVCLNEKGLDYEFVRVNMRVGEHKKDPFLSLQPFGQVPAFEDGDLKLFESRAINQYIAYTYADKGTPLVFQNPKEMAKALVWMEVEAQKYDLPASKLTWELSFKPMMGKPVDDAVVEEYVSQLSKVLDVYEARLAQSKYLAGNSFSLADLNHLPTLSYLMGTSVKAVFDSRPHVRAWCEDILERAAWKKVVDMKNNQ, from the exons atggcgATCAAGGTTCACGGGGCAACCTTATCAACTGCAACGATGAAAGTTTGTGTGTGCCTCAATGAGAAAGGACTCGATTACGAGTTCGTTCGGGTTAACATGAGGGTCGGAGAGCACAAAAAGGATCCTTTCCTATCCCTCCAG CCATTTGGTCAAGTGCCTGCCTTTGAAGATGGAGACCTTAAGCTTTTTG AATCAAGGGCAATTAATCAATATATTGCATACACTTATGCTGACAAGGGAACCCCACTGGTATTCCAGAACCCAAAGGAGATGGCAAAAGCGTTGGTATGGATGGAAGTGGAGGCTCAAAAGTATGACCTTCCAGCATCAAAGTTAACATGGGAACTCAGCTTTAAGCCGATGATGGGGAAGCCTGTGGATGATGCTGtcgttgaagaatatgtttcccAGCTGTCTAAAGTTCTTGATGTGTATGAAGCACGATTGGCACAATCCAAGTACTTGGCAGGAAACAGCTTCAGTCTAGCAGATCTCAATCATCTCCCAACATTGAGCTACCTGATGGGGACAAGTGTCAAAGCAGTTTTTGATTCACGTCCTCATGTCAGAGCTTGGTGTGAGGATATCTTGGAAAGAGCCGCTTGGAAAAAGGTTGTTGACATGAAAAACAACCAGTGA
- the LOC140823330 gene encoding glutathione S-transferase-like → MTIKIHGHPISPASQRVIACLEEKGVEFEPVLVDLLTGQQKKEPFLSINPFGQVPGFEDGDLKLFESRAITKYIAHTYADKGTPLLFEDPKKLGTLFLWLEVEVHQFDASAQKLAFEILIKPMKGLTTDEAAVEQLQVQLSKVLDVYEARLSKSKYLAGDSFTLADLHHLPVVNNLLKTKVKALFDARPHFSAWCADILARPAWKKTLEVKY, encoded by the exons ATGACAATCAAGATTCATGGACACCCTATTTCTCCAGCATCACAGAGAGTTATTGCCTGCCTTGAGGAGAAAGGGGTTGAATTTGAACCTGTTCTGGTCGATCTACTAACTGGCCAGCAGAAGAAGGAGCCTTTCCTTTCCATCAAC CCATTTGGTCAAGTGCCAGGTTTTGAAGATGGAGACTTGAAGCTCTTTG AGTCAAGAGCAATCACTAAATACATTGCACATACATATGCTGACAAGGGAACTCCACTCTTGTTCGAAGATCCCAAGAAACTGGGAACCTTGTTTTTATGGCTTGAAGTCGAAGTTCATCAATTTGATGCGTCAGCACAAAAGCTCGCCTTTGAGATCTTGATCAAGCCAATGAAGGGCTTGACTACAGATGAAGCTGCAGTTGAGCAATTGCAAGTCCAATTATCTAAAGTTCTCGACGTGTACGAGGCCCGATTGTCTAAATCGAAATACTTAGCAGGAGACAGCTTCACATTGGCTGATCTGCATCATCTCCCAGTTGTCAATAACTTGTTGAAAACAAAGGTTAAAGCTTTGTTTGATGCACGACCCCATTTCAGTGCTTGGTGCGCTGATATCTTGGCCAGGCCGGCTTGGAAGAAGACTCTTGAAGTGAAGTACTGA